In Candidatus Methylomirabilota bacterium, the genomic window GCCACCGTCCGTGACGCGACCGGCAGGACCGGCTCGTCCAGCGTCAGCGTCACCGTCCAGGGCGGCGCCCCCCCCACCCTCGGCGCCTCCTTCACGAGCCCCGCCGAAGGTGCCACCGTCAACGGGACGACGATCGTCGGCCTGGCCGCCAGCGGGGGCACCTCGCCCTATAGCTACGCGCTGGCCATCGACGGCGCCCAGGTGTTCACCACGACGACGGCCGGGACCAGCGCCTCCTACAGCTGGGACACGACCGCGTCGGCCAACGGCACGCACACGCTGGGCCTCACCGTGACCGACAGCGCCGGCGCCCGCGCCACCGCCATCCGCACCGTCACCATGAGCAGCGGCGGAGGCACCGGCACGCTCACGATCACGCTCACATCGCCACGTCCGGGCGAAGCCGTCAGCGGCATCAACTGGTCGAACATCTGGGTGGACTCGCCGGGGACGCCGCCGTTCACTTACACGCTCTCCGTCGGCGCCACCACACTCTGGACCGAATCGTCCTCGGGCACCCACGTGGCGCTGCCGTGGGACACCACGCGCGTGGCCAACGGAGCCCAGACGCTGAAAGCCACCGTGCGGGATGCGGCCGGCCGGACCGGCTCGGCCACCGTCGACGTCGTGGTGCAGAACCCCTAGCCTCCCGCGCTCCCGGGGAGGAGCCCGGTCCGGGCCCTAGCGCATCAGGCCAGACCGTAGAGCGCCGCGGGGTTGTCCCAGAGGATCTTCCGCCGGGCCGAGTCTGAAACCGGCAGGGCGAGCATCGCCTCGGCCGTCTCCGGCCACTTGTGATCCGGATGCGGGTAGTCGCTCGCGAAGAGGAGGCGGTCCTCGCCGATGAAGTCGAGGACGTGGGGGATGTAGGGCTCGTCGGGCTCGCACGCGATCCAGCACTGGCGGCGGAAGTAGTCGCTCGGCTTCATGGAGAGCTGGGGCTCGCCGGCGATGCCCTCCGTCTGCTCCCAGTGCTCGTCCATCCGCCACAGCCAGTACGGCAGCCAGCCGCAGCCCGATTCCAGGAACGCGACGCGCAGCTGCGGGTGACGCTCGAGGACGCCGCCGCCGATGAGCGCCAGCATCGCCAGCATCTGCTCCATCGGATGCGAGGCGGCGTGGCAGGCGAAGAAGTTCCGGAAGCGATCGGCGCCCGCCTCGGGCAGGTACGCTCCCACGCCCTCGTGAATGCCGACGGCCAGGCCCCGCCGCTCGCAGGCGGCCCAGAAGGGCTCGTAGGCCGGATCGTCGAGGTTCCGCCCGCGGATCGGGTTCGGACGGACGAAGACCGCCCTGAAGCCGCGCGCGGCGAGGCGCTCGGCCTCCTGGACGGCCAGGGCCGGCTCGTGGAGGGCGACGAGCATGCCGACGGGGCGCAGGCGGTCCGGCGCGTGGGCGCAGAAGTCCACCATCCAGTCGTTGTAGGCGCGGCAGATGCCGATCGCCAGCTCGGGCGCCAGGTCGTCGATGGACGCCACGTAGAGTCCCTGGGTGGGATAGAGGAACGCGATGTCGATGCCGCCCGCGTCCATCGCCTTGATCTGGGACTCGGCATCGTACTCCGCCTCGAGGTACTCGCTCAGGTGCTCGCGCACCCGTGCTGCGAAGGCGCCGCGCATGGCGAGGCTGATGCACTCCAGCCGCGGCGACACCCGCCCCCCGCTCTCGAAGCCCGAGCGTCCGCTGGGCCCGCGCACCACGCGCGGCGCGCGATCACGAAACTCGGGGCCGATGTAGCGCTCCCACATGCCGGCCGG contains:
- a CDS encoding Ig-like domain-containing protein → ATVRDATGRTGSSSVSVTVQGGAPPTLGASFTSPAEGATVNGTTIVGLAASGGTSPYSYALAIDGAQVFTTTTAGTSASYSWDTTASANGTHTLGLTVTDSAGARATAIRTVTMSSGGGTGTLTITLTSPRPGEAVSGINWSNIWVDSPGTPPFTYTLSVGATTLWTESSSGTHVALPWDTTRVANGAQTLKATVRDAAGRTGSATVDVVVQNP
- a CDS encoding amidohydrolase family protein, producing the protein MPSRKFRIIDADGHVMEPAGMWERYIGPEFRDRAPRVVRGPSGRSGFESGGRVSPRLECISLAMRGAFAARVREHLSEYLEAEYDAESQIKAMDAGGIDIAFLYPTQGLYVASIDDLAPELAIGICRAYNDWMVDFCAHAPDRLRPVGMLVALHEPALAVQEAERLAARGFRAVFVRPNPIRGRNLDDPAYEPFWAACERRGLAVGIHEGVGAYLPEAGADRFRNFFACHAASHPMEQMLAMLALIGGGVLERHPQLRVAFLESGCGWLPYWLWRMDEHWEQTEGIAGEPQLSMKPSDYFRRQCWIACEPDEPYIPHVLDFIGEDRLLFASDYPHPDHKWPETAEAMLALPVSDSARRKILWDNPAALYGLA